The Candidatus Nitrosopumilus sp. SW genomic sequence ATACCGTTATCTGTTGGCATTGTAGGTGGAATAATTAATGTTCATCCAGTTGCAAAAATTTGTACTAAAATTTTAGGTGCAGAATCTGCAAAAGAAATGGCATGTATAATTACTGCAACAGGTTTGGCTCAAAACTTTAGTGCTATGAGAGCACTTGCAACTGATGGAATTCAGAAAGGACACATGAGGCTACATGCAAGAAACCTAGCATCTGCAGCTGGGGCTTCTACTGAACAAATTGATAAGATTGTTTCTCAGATGATTGAAGAAAATAATATTTCAGTAAATAGAGCAAAGGAACTGCTTGAGCAAAATTAATTATTTTTCATTAATTAATTCTAGTAATGATGTATCTTTCCAAATAATATTCTCTGGATAACAATTTAACATCACACCATTATCAATCTCCCAAAACTCCCAATTTGCGCATTCTGTATCAAATTCATAAGGTCTAGTATTGTCAAACTCCCAATCAAATCCATTATCTATAGATGAATCTGGATAACCATGACCTCTAACTAATGTGATCTCATCATTTTGTTCATTGTATTCAATTTCAGCATAGAGTGCATTTGGATATAGATATACTACATTTGGATGCAAATCAACTGCGTCAAACATTTCCTTTGTAACGTATTCATTATGTAACAAAATTATTTTATCATATTGTGCTAAAATCTCAGGATTTTTATGAACATCAATATCTGAAACCATATCATATCCTAATAATTTCAAAACTTGGATTGCATTTTTTCCTGAATTATATTGTGGCGGTTGGACTCTGTCTATTTTAACAGTTAAACATTCTTTTCCACAATTTTCATTATAATAATCATAGAACCCATTTTGAGCATATGCAGAATGAGTAAAAACCGGTAGAATAACAACTGTTTTACCTATGTTCTTTTTTAGTTCATTAATTGTTGACAATGATTCTTCTTTCGGCTCAAACCAAGAATATTTAAAACTCAAATCCTCATTTAGATCTTCTTCATATGTATATTGCAAAAAAATACCTGATGTGTTTAGATTAATACGATTTCCTCCTGGGTTATAATTTAAATCAAATACTATGTCTTGATCACCATTCTTGTTTTCAATATTAGAAAAATCATTTTGTATTGAAAAATATATGAATAAAATTATGATTATGGAAATTATTCCAATAAACCCAAAAAGTATTTTTTTCACCATTCTTGTTTAAAATAAATAGTCTGTTATATACTGGTTTTTCGAAGTAAGAATATGTCTGAAATTAGATTTGCTATTCCTAAAGGAAGTTTGGAAGATGCTACATTCAAGCTCTTGGAGAGATCTTGGACTAAGGTGAATCGCAAGAGTAGAACCTATAGGGTATACCTAGATGATCCAAAAATTGTTGTAAAAATGCTAAGACCTCAAGAAATCCCAACTTTGGTAAGCGAGGGATTGTATGATGTGGGAATTACCGGCAAGGATTGGGTAGGTGAAACAAAATCCGATGTAGAACCAATTTTAGATTTAGAATATGGAAAAATTAGACTTGTTATTGCATTTCCAGATAATTACCGATACAAGAATCTAGATGAAATGATTGCAGATTATGCTAAAAAGAAAAAGACTTTGAGACTTTCTTCTGAATATCTTACAACAGCATCTAGTTTTATCAAGAACTGCAAGTCTTACAAGAAATATTTT encodes the following:
- a CDS encoding N,N-dimethylformamidase beta subunit family domain-containing protein: MQYTYEEDLNEDLSFKYSWFEPKEESLSTINELKKNIGKTVVILPVFTHSAYAQNGFYDYYNENCGKECLTVKIDRVQPPQYNSGKNAIQVLKLLGYDMVSDIDVHKNPEILAQYDKIILLHNEYVTKEMFDAVDLHPNVVYLYPNALYAEIEYNEQNDEITLVRGHGYPDSSIDNGFDWEFDNTRPYEFDTECANWEFWEIDNGVMLNCYPENIIWKDTSLLELINEK